The Natator depressus isolate rNatDep1 chromosome 8, rNatDep2.hap1, whole genome shotgun sequence genome window below encodes:
- the ANKRD45 gene encoding ankyrin repeat domain-containing protein 45: MELGEAKQPADTGEPKEPEYSNPLLRPALTGDVEGVQQIFADPEDPDGEKAMQLLMEKDIVGRDLLYATSMAGQSAVIRALAKYGVVMKDKTARGYTLLHCAAAWGQLETLKTLVELEADILAMTFRGEKARDIADRYAQTDCVEFLDWAEAKQALWTFIAHIQATIADPEKVQGRLNKEDKNMSLSACRVKSDWLENTKEPTRQDFLDQKQQLEDIMLPIFTKLAMPRPLTAKSTRSALNCSKI, translated from the exons ATGGAGCTAGGAGAAGCAAAACAGCCAGCAGATACAGGGGAGCCTAAGGAGCCAGAGTATTCTAACCCTCTCCTGAGGCCTGCTCTCactggagatgtggagggtgtgCAGCAGATTTTTGCTGACCCAGAAGACCCTGATGGTGAAAAGGCCATGCAACTTCTCATGGAAAAGGACATCGTAGGGAGAGACCTACTGTATGCAACCAGCATGGCTGGACAGAGTGCAGTCATCAGAGCACTGGCAAAATACGGAGTGGTCATGAAGGATAAAACAGCCAGAG GTTACACACTCCTCCACTGTGCTGCGGCCTGGGGCCAGCTGGAGACTTTGAAAACTCTGGTAGAACTGGAAGCTGATATTCTAGCGATGACCTTCCGGGGTGAAAAGGCCCGAGATATAGCCGACCGTTATGCACAGACAGACTGCGTCGAATTCCTGGACTGGGCAG AAGCTAAGCAGGCTCTGTGGACGTTCATCGCCCACATCCAGGCAACCATTGCAGACCCAGAAAAGGTGCAGGGAAGGCTGAACAAGGAAGACAAG AACATGTCTCTCAGCGCCTGTCGTGTAAAATCTGACTGGCTTGAGAACACCAAGGAGCCCACCAGACAAGACTTTCTGGATcagaagcagcagctggaagATATCATGCTTCCCATCTTCACAAAGCTGGCCATGCCCC GTCCTCTGACAGCTAAGAGCACCAGGTCGGCGCTGAACTGCAGCAAAATCTGA
- the TEX50 gene encoding testis-expressed protein 50, producing MFVRGASLVFPVWIVILFQDSLCLCDRPSWVRVGWEILPEDLEQLQLGTPLQSNCLPYPLDQLSHCFTHLEIAKGCLEVLCASCKVILFLLGGLCVRCLWSKLRRPQKKVSVETSSVSVTTEFHAECTCNVDKMLCRLVANTSIMMKYLKYVCHHHRKEARHRKLSKKRKEEEIKDEEIFPICPYSHSSSMDTVMHEV from the exons ATGTTTGTCCGAGGCGCCTCCCTAGTCTTTCCTGTCTGGATTGTCATCTTGTTCCAAGACAGCCTCTGCCTTTGTGATCGCCCAAGCTGGGTCAGAGTTGGATGGGAAATTCTTCCAGAGGATCTGGAGCAACTGCAGCTTGGAACTCCGCTTCAATCTAACTGCCTGCCCTACCCTCTGGACCAACTGTCTCACTGCTTTACTCACCTGGAAATAGCCAAAGGATGCTTGGAGGTTCTGTGTGCCAGCTGCAAAGTTATACTTTTCCTCCTAGGGGGCTTATGTGTACGCTGTCTTTGGAGCAAATTGAGAAGACCGCAGAAGAAG GTGTCCGTGGAGACCTCTTCCGTTTCTGTCACGACAGAATTTCATGCTGAGTGCACCTGCAACGTCGACAAAATGCTCTGCAGGCTGGTGGCAAACACGTCTATCATGATGAAATACCTGAAGTACGTATGCCACCATCATAGGAAAGAAGCCAGGCACCGGAAGTTAAGtaagaagaggaaggaagaagAAATTAAGGATGAAGAGATCTTCCCTATTTGTCCGTACAGCCACAGCTCCAGCATGGATACTGTGATGCACGAAGTATAA